Below is a window of Defluviimonas sp. SAOS-178_SWC DNA.
ACTACGCCGGGACAACGGATATCCGCACGGTGATCACCATCCACAACGTCGCGTTTCAGGGGATTGCTCCGGCGTCCCGATTGGCTGCGCTGCGGCTTCCGGGCCATGCGTTCACGAGCGACGGGCTGGAATACTACGGCAACATCTCGACCCTGAAAGCCGGTCTGGTGACAGCCGACCGGATCACGACAGTGTCGCCGACTTACGCGGAAGAACTCATGCGGCCGGAATTCGGTCTGGGTCTGGAAGGTGTTCTGGCCGCCCGCGCGGGCGATCTTACCGGAATTCTCAATGGCGTCGACGAAAGCGTCTGGTCGCCGGAAGATGACCCAGAGTGCGCGCCCTATTCGAAGCGCAGCCTGAAGGGCAAGGCTGCGAACCGCGAGCGGCTGTGCGCGGAACTGGGACTTGGTGACATCGGCGGACCACTGGCGATCGTCGTAAGCCGCCTGACAGCGCAAAAGGGGATCGACCTTCTGGCGACTGCGACCGATGACTTCATCTCCGCTGGCGGCGGACTCGCGCTGCTCGGGACCGGCGACCATGCGCTTGAGGCGGCAATGCAGGCGGCCGAGGCGCGCTGGCCCGGAAGGGTAGCCGTCCGCATCGGCTATGACGAGGGGCTCGCCCACCGGATGTTCGCCGGGGGAGATGCCGTGCTCGTCCCGTCCCGGTTCGAACCTTGCGGGCTGACCCAGATGTACGGGCTCCGCTACGGCACGATCCCGGTCGTCGCCGCGACGGGCGGGTTGAACGACACCGTCATCGGGGCGACGCCGGCCAGCATCAGAGCTGCTGCCGCGACCGGGATCACCTTTCATCCGGTGGACGGAATAGCATTGGCCGGCGCCCTGCGTCGTCTGGTGCAGCTTCATGCGGATCGCCGGACCTGGAGCGCGATGATACGCGCGGCGATGAAGGCGGACGTGAGTTGGACCGGGCCGGCCCGCGCCTACGCAGACCTCTACCGGAGCCTCGTGGCGTGACCAAACCCCTATCCGCGAAAGCGCCCAGCCGGCTGGCTCATCGCGCGGTCACAGCGGGCCGGGCCTGGCCCCTCGGGGCCATGTTCGACGGGGCGGGCGTCAACTTCGCCGTGTTTTCCGCCCACGCGACGAAGGTCGAGATCTGCCTCTTCACGGCCGATGGCCGCCGTGAGATCGCGCGGATGAGCCTGCCCGAGCGTGACGGCGACATCTGGCACGGCCATATCGAGGGGCTCACGCCCGGAACGATTTACGGCCTTCGCGTGCATGGCCCTTACGACCCGGAAAACGGTCATCGCTTCAACCCGAACAAGTTGCTTCTGGACCCCTACGCCCGCCAGATCGTCGGGCGCCTGAAATGGTCCGATGCGCTGATGGGATACCGCGCCGGCGGAGCGGCGAGCGATCTGTCGTTCGACACCCGCGACAGCGCCTTCGCGATGCCGAAATGCGTCGTCGCCGACACCAGCTTCGATTGGGGCGACGATCGGCCGCCACTCCGCGACCAGCGCGAAACCGTGATCTACGAAGCGAATGTCCGCGGTCAGACCATGATGCACCCGGACGTGGACCCGGCCCTTCGCGGCACGTTCCTGGGCATGAGTTCAGAGCCGATGATCGAACATCTGACCAGGCTCGGCGTGACGGCTGTCGAGCTCTTGCCGGTTCAGACGTTCCTGAATGACCGCTTTCTCGAAACCCGTGGTCTGCGCAACTACTGGGGCTACCAGACCATCGGTTTCTTTGCGCCCGAGCCACGCTACATGAGTCGGGGCGCCGTCTGGGAATTCCAGGCGATGGTCCGGCGGTTCCACGCCGCGGGCATCGAGGTGCTGCTCGACGTCGTCTACAACCACACCGGCGAAGGCGACGAGCTGGGACCAACCCTCAGCTTTCGCGGCATCGACAACCGCAGCTATTACCGCCTTCTGGGGGCGGGCCGGCACTACGAGAACGTGACCGGCACGGGCAACACCCTGAACCTCGATCATCCGATGGTGCTGCGCATGGTCATGGATTCGCTGCGCTATTGGGTAGAGGTGATGCATGTCGACGGTTTTCGCTTCGACCTCGCAAGCGCACTGGCCCGCGGCCCGCACGGATTCGAACCGCAATCCGCATTCCTCGACGCCACGCGCCAGGACCCGATCCTGTCCCGCGTGAAACTGATCGCGGAACCCTGGGACGTCGGGCCGGGCGGATACCGTCTCGGCCGGTTCCCCTACCCTTTCCTCGAATGGAACGACAGGTTCCGGGACGACGTTCGGCGCTATTGGCGTGGTGATCCGAACGGCGCGGCGCACCTCGCCAAGCGCCTGCTCGGCTCGGCAGAGCTTTTCGATCATTGCGGGCGCGGCGCGGCGACATCGGTCAATTTCGTCACCTGCCACGACGGATTCACGCTTTCCGACCTCGTGAGTTATGCCCACAAACACAATACTGCGAATGGTGAAGACAATCGGGACGGGCACAACGCCAACTATTCCGACAACTTCGGAGTAGAGGGGCCAAGCGATGATCCGAAGGTCATCGCGCAGCGCGACAAGCGACGCCGCAACCTGCTGGGGACGCTGTTCCTTTCGCAGGGCACGCCGATGGTCCTTGGCGGTGATGAGGTTGGGAACAGTCAGTCTGGCAACAACAACTGCTACGCGCAGGACAACGAAATCGGTTGGATCGACTGGCGCGGGGCCTCGCCCGAGTTTCTCAATTTCGTTTCGCGCCTGACGGAGCTGCGGCGAAAGTTCCCGGTGCTCGCGCAACGGCGTTTCCTTCACGGCAAGCGCCGGGACGAGGATGATCTGCCGGACATCGAATGGCGACGGGCCGATGGCGCGCCACCCGATGACGCGGATTGGCATGATCCCGATTGGAAGGCTTTTGGTCTGCACCTTCGAGAATCTGCCGAGAAGGCTGTCGTTCGCGGAGAACGGGAAGTCTTCATCTTCTTCAACGCAGGCTCCGACATCACGATCCGTTTGCCCGCCGGCCGCTGGTCGCGTGTGCTGGATACCCGAGCGCCTTCGGGCGGCGGCTCGGGTGTAGAACAGGGGATGGTGGCGCTGGGGGAACAGTCGGTCGCCGTCTTCGTCACACCCGAGGAAGACGGATGAAGACATGGGGCAACGGCAATTGTTTAACCGCAGGCAGGCGAGGATGGATCCAAGATGACGAGGGAGTGGTGGCGCGGAGCGGTGACCTATCAGGTCTATCCGCGGTCATTTCAGGACGACAACGGCGATGGAATCGGGGATCTGCCGGGCATTACGCGCCGGCTGCCCTATCTGGCCGATCTAGGTGTCGATGTCGTCTGGCTGTCGCCGGTCTGCAGGTCACCGATGAAGGACATGGGCTACGATGTCTCGGACTACCGTGACATTGATCCGGTCTTCGGCACACTTGGCGATTTCGACCGGATGATCGAGCACGCTCACGCACTCGGGCTGAAAGTCATCATAGATCAGGTAATTTCGCATTCCTCGAACCTGCACCCCGCCTTCGCTCAAAGCCGGTCAGGCCGGACCGGACCGAAGGCCGACTGGTATGTCTGGGCCGATCCGCGCCCCGACGGCACACCGCCGAACAACTGGCTTGCAGTATTCGGCGGCAGCGCCTGGACATGGGACGCGCGCAGGCATCAGTACTACCTTCACAACTTCCTGCCGGAACAGCCGGATTTCAATTTCCACAACCCCGAGGTTCAGGACTGGCATCTGGAAAACATGGCCTTCTGGCTCGACCGGGGGGTCGACGGATTCCGCCTCGATACGGTGAATTACTATTTCCACGACCGCCTGTTGCGCGACAACGCTGCGGATTTCCGGGTCAAGACCAAGCCCGAAACCAATCCCTACAACATGCAGTACCACCTCTTCTCGAAAAACCAGCCCGAGAACATCGCGTTCCTCGAACGCATGCGCGCGCTGACCGACCGGTATGATGGGCGGATGCTTGTCGGCGAGATGGGCGAAAGCCACCATGCGATCCGCATGATGGGCGAATACACGACCGGCGCGCGGCTCCATCAATGCTATTCCTTCGAACTGCTCGGGCCGGAATTCTCGGCCAGCCATTTCCGGTCGAAGATCGAGGAGTTCTTTGCGGGCGCTCCGATGGGCTGGCCCTGTTGGGCATTTTCGAACCATGACGTGAACCGCCATGTCAGCCGATGGGCAAAGCATGCCGCAGGGCGTGAGGCAATCGCGAAGCAGGCGGCGGCCCTTCTCCTTTCGATGCAGGGGTCGATCTGCCTTTACCAGGGCGAAGAGCTTGGGCAGACCGAGACGGAGCTGACCTTCGAAGAACTGACGGATCCTGCGGGCATCAATTTCTGGCCCGAGGAGAAGGGCCGCGACGGATGCCGGACGCCGATGGTCTGGGAAAGGGGGGCGCCGAATGCCGGTTTCTCGACGGCGGCCAAGACCTGGCTCCCGGTTCGGAACGAACAACGGGCCGTTGCCGTCGATACCCAAGGCGAAGGGTCGATCCTTTCCTTCTACCGCGACATGCTGGCCTACCGGAAAGGCAGCGCGGACCTCATGGAAGGCGCGACCGAGTTTCTGGCTTTGCCGGAGCCGATCCTGGGATTCCGTCGGGGCGGGAACCTGCTTTGCCTGTTCAACCTGTCACGCCAAACGCACGACCTGGCGTGCGCCGGCGGTGACATCCGCATCGGCCCGGCCAAACGGGCGGGTGATCTCCTGACCCTTGGCCCGAACGGGTTTGCCCTAATCGAGGGGGCAGACAAGGTCACGCCACACTTGGCAGGATAGCGGGTGGGGCACCGCTGGCGGGCGACGGATCGAAAGGTGCAGCATGCAGCGAATGAAGGCCGGGGTTCGGACAACCGCCAAATGCCGCGACTCCGAGCGCCCGAACCTGCCGGGGTCCCAATATGGGCATACGAGCCGACTTCGACGCAGCCCTTACACGAGCCCGGTCCGAACGGAATGGCTGGCCGTCGGCGGCAGGCTGTGGCACTGATGGACAACACCAGTGAGAGACGGGGCCGGAGATGACGCCGAAACACGCCGAGATCGCGCGCAAATCCTTGATTCTGAGAGGTGCTTCGGATCAGGTGGCCGCCCGTCTTCTCGCGACGGCCCGCCTGCGGAGCTTCGACAGGGGCGCCACGATCTTCCTTCAGGGCGAACGGGCGAGCGCGATCTACATCGTCGTCGACGGCTGGGTAAAGCTTTACCGGATCGCGCCGAACGGAGCCGAGGCGGTGATGGGCGTCTTCACCAAGGGGCGGAGCATCGGCGAGGCGGTCGCCTTCCGCGATGATGTCTATCCCGTGGCCGCCGAAGCCGCGACCGATTGCGAGTTGATCCGGATCGAGGCAGACGCCTTCCTGCGGCTCATTCGTGAAGATCCGGGGGTCGCCCTGTCGATCCTGTCCTCGACCTTCGCCCATCTGCACGGCCTGGTCGAGCAGATCGAGCAGTTGAAGGCGCAGACAGGCGCGCAGCGGCTGGCCGAGTTCATGCTGGAACTCGCGCCCTGCACGACCGGCCGGTGTGATGTGACCCTGCCCTACGACAAGGTGCTCATCGCCGGCCGGCTGGGCATGAAACCGGAAAGCCTGAGCCGGGCCATCGCCAAACTCAGAGAATATGGCGTGACCGTCCGTCAGAACCACGCCGAGATCGCCGATATCGACACCTTGCGCGACTACGCCGAGGAGGATCCCGCGGCGGCCTGGAACCGCAATGCCTGAGACCGGGCGGCGTCAGGCGGACAGGTAGAGGCCAAGCAGGAGA
It encodes the following:
- the glgA gene encoding glycogen synthase GlgA, coding for MGKVLSVASECVPFVKTGGLADVVGALPKALSPLGWEMRVLLPAYPGLEARLANRKKIWEEEDLFGGPAHVVRGTVDGTTMLLLVAPHLYDRPGGIYSVDGKDHPDNPERFAALSWAAAELAKGGGTDGWRPSVLHAHDWQAGLAPAYLNYAGTTDIRTVITIHNVAFQGIAPASRLAALRLPGHAFTSDGLEYYGNISTLKAGLVTADRITTVSPTYAEELMRPEFGLGLEGVLAARAGDLTGILNGVDESVWSPEDDPECAPYSKRSLKGKAANRERLCAELGLGDIGGPLAIVVSRLTAQKGIDLLATATDDFISAGGGLALLGTGDHALEAAMQAAEARWPGRVAVRIGYDEGLAHRMFAGGDAVLVPSRFEPCGLTQMYGLRYGTIPVVAATGGLNDTVIGATPASIRAAAATGITFHPVDGIALAGALRRLVQLHADRRTWSAMIRAAMKADVSWTGPARAYADLYRSLVA
- a CDS encoding alpha-amylase family glycosyl hydrolase, which produces MTREWWRGAVTYQVYPRSFQDDNGDGIGDLPGITRRLPYLADLGVDVVWLSPVCRSPMKDMGYDVSDYRDIDPVFGTLGDFDRMIEHAHALGLKVIIDQVISHSSNLHPAFAQSRSGRTGPKADWYVWADPRPDGTPPNNWLAVFGGSAWTWDARRHQYYLHNFLPEQPDFNFHNPEVQDWHLENMAFWLDRGVDGFRLDTVNYYFHDRLLRDNAADFRVKTKPETNPYNMQYHLFSKNQPENIAFLERMRALTDRYDGRMLVGEMGESHHAIRMMGEYTTGARLHQCYSFELLGPEFSASHFRSKIEEFFAGAPMGWPCWAFSNHDVNRHVSRWAKHAAGREAIAKQAAALLLSMQGSICLYQGEELGQTETELTFEELTDPAGINFWPEEKGRDGCRTPMVWERGAPNAGFSTAAKTWLPVRNEQRAVAVDTQGEGSILSFYRDMLAYRKGSADLMEGATEFLALPEPILGFRRGGNLLCLFNLSRQTHDLACAGGDIRIGPAKRAGDLLTLGPNGFALIEGADKVTPHLAG
- a CDS encoding Crp/Fnr family transcriptional regulator, with protein sequence MTPKHAEIARKSLILRGASDQVAARLLATARLRSFDRGATIFLQGERASAIYIVVDGWVKLYRIAPNGAEAVMGVFTKGRSIGEAVAFRDDVYPVAAEAATDCELIRIEADAFLRLIREDPGVALSILSSTFAHLHGLVEQIEQLKAQTGAQRLAEFMLELAPCTTGRCDVTLPYDKVLIAGRLGMKPESLSRAIAKLREYGVTVRQNHAEIADIDTLRDYAEEDPAAAWNRNA
- the glgX gene encoding glycogen debranching protein GlgX codes for the protein MFDGAGVNFAVFSAHATKVEICLFTADGRREIARMSLPERDGDIWHGHIEGLTPGTIYGLRVHGPYDPENGHRFNPNKLLLDPYARQIVGRLKWSDALMGYRAGGAASDLSFDTRDSAFAMPKCVVADTSFDWGDDRPPLRDQRETVIYEANVRGQTMMHPDVDPALRGTFLGMSSEPMIEHLTRLGVTAVELLPVQTFLNDRFLETRGLRNYWGYQTIGFFAPEPRYMSRGAVWEFQAMVRRFHAAGIEVLLDVVYNHTGEGDELGPTLSFRGIDNRSYYRLLGAGRHYENVTGTGNTLNLDHPMVLRMVMDSLRYWVEVMHVDGFRFDLASALARGPHGFEPQSAFLDATRQDPILSRVKLIAEPWDVGPGGYRLGRFPYPFLEWNDRFRDDVRRYWRGDPNGAAHLAKRLLGSAELFDHCGRGAATSVNFVTCHDGFTLSDLVSYAHKHNTANGEDNRDGHNANYSDNFGVEGPSDDPKVIAQRDKRRRNLLGTLFLSQGTPMVLGGDEVGNSQSGNNNCYAQDNEIGWIDWRGASPEFLNFVSRLTELRRKFPVLAQRRFLHGKRRDEDDLPDIEWRRADGAPPDDADWHDPDWKAFGLHLRESAEKAVVRGEREVFIFFNAGSDITIRLPAGRWSRVLDTRAPSGGGSGVEQGMVALGEQSVAVFVTPEEDG